caggaagccggagttgtcaccactcgttacagagctgCATTAGAAGCAGCAACAGCCACCGAGCAAAATACACAACCTCCACCACCCCAATTTTCGATGGACTGATCAGTATCAAGGCAAACCGCTCCAGTTATTAACTCAGCAAGTACAACCCTCTGAAGGGCAACCCAACTGGCCCGCACGGATCCAGGATAGACCAAACTCTGGAGGAAACATAATACAGAACGTACCTCAAGGaaactggtccagtggaggacATCCCAATTGGTCAAGCAGACAACCGGAGGGAAACTGGGGGTACAGACAACAAGGCCCTCAttttagcaaccagggaaggcaGCCGAACAACCAGATGGTCACGTACATCCCACCACACCTACGGGGAAATCAGCACCCTGGAAATCAACAGTACAACTAGCCGCGATATCAGTAAGAACATTACGGGCAATCTGACTACCCGCAACCCAACTATAGTGGGGGACTGCCGAATCAAAGATACAACCGACACCCCAACGAAGGCCACGAAGATATGTTGGTACCGCACCATCGAAATGATGCGATGCGGGAAATCTAGGAGGCTCAGAAAGAGCAACGGGCGGCGTTGGAAATGCTGACGAAATAACTCTCTCAAGTTGCAGAGTCGCTGGGCGAGTTAAAGAGGAATGAAGCCACTATACAACTACCTGGTCGCGAGAATATTAGTGAAGTATCCTTGAGGTCGGGAAAAATCTACCAAAGCCCCAGCCATCCTGCGATATCTCCAGCAACTGGTTCCGGACAAACCCGTGAGGGAGAGGGGGAATCCAATGTTGAAGATCGAGCAAAAGAAAAAGGCAAGGAAAATGTGGGAGGTGAAGCCTCGGAAGAAAGTCAGAAAGAAGAAGCTGAGAAGGTTAAGCCATATCCGTACCGCGGAATGGTGACAAGAAGGAAAGAAGCCATAATCGATGTGGCAAATATGTTCAAAGATGTAGACGTGAAGGTGCCGCTTTTAACGGCATTAAAAATGCCCCCGATCAGCAAATTCATTAAAGACTACCTGGCAGGGAAGGTCAATGAGGAAGGGAGACTAGTTACAGACGAGAACGTCTCTGCCGTAATCCAGAGAAGCGACCTCCCCTCCAAGAAAACTGATCCTGGAATGTTCACACTCTCTATTTCTATCGGAGACATCCAGGTGGAGCACGCGATGTGTGATTTAGGCGCATCAATCAATGTTCTGCCATACTCCATCTATCGGAGGTTAGGAGCGGCCAATCTCGTCGACACTGACATAATGATACAGTTGGCCGACAGATCGTGTATTCACCCAGAGGGGATTCTGGAAGACGTGATTGTTAAGGTGAATAACTTTCTATGCCCAGCTGATTTTTTTGTGATCAAAATGACGGAACCCGCGACAAAGGAGTCGAGTGGAGTCCTACTAGGACGACCGTTCCTGTCAACAGCCAGCACTATTATAGACGTCCGAAATGGGATGATAAGCCTGGATTTCAAGGGAGAGCAGTATACGTTCAATATTGATGAAGCCGTTAAAAAGCCAACTGACGGCGAAAATGTATACTCCATAGATGTGACTGAGCCCTTGGTACAGGAGTATTTGGAGGAAGAATTATTAAAGAGACTGTTCACTGACTCCGCTGCAGATAAGGTGGTCGAAAAAGAAGTGGAAGAGTGGTATGATACCATGAAAGTCGGAGATATGGACGACCAGGCCGTCGTGAAAGCAATATCGGAATTTTGCGGGCGCCCGAGGCCAGCTGGGTCAAGTAGGACAGCTCAAGTTTCTAGCTTAGCGAAACGGCTTGATCAAGGCAAGACACTGGAACAAGAGGCAGCAGAGAACCCTCTGCCCAATGAAGAGCCAAAACCCGCAAAGGAATTGAAACCTCTTCCAGCACATCTAAAGTACGCCTACCTAGGTGAGGGTGAAACAATGCCCGTTATCATCAACAACCACTTGACCCAGGGGCATGAAGACAGATTGTTGGAAGTATTAAGAAGAAATCAGAAGGCTATTGGCTGGAAGCTGACAGATTTAGTGGGCATCAGTCCAGACTTATGTATGCATCACATCCGGTTGAAGGAAGGAGCCAAGCCACACCGCGACCAACAAcggaaactcaaccccaacatgagggcAGAGGTGCTGAAGGAAATTGTCAAGTTGGTTTCAATCGGAATTATCTATTCCATTCCCGACAGTAACTGGGTCAGCCCAATGCACATGGTGCCTAAGAAAGGAGGGATTCAAGTggtgaaaaatgagaaaaatgaattaatcccgacaaggccagttactgggttgagaatgtgcatagactataggaagctgaaccaagccacaaagaaagatcatttccctctgccgttcattgatcaaatgttgGAGAAGTTGGCAGGGAAACAATACTTCGGCTTGCTGGATGGTTATAGTGGCTATTTCCAGATCACAGTAAATCCAGATGACCAAGAAAAGACGACATTCACTTGCCCTTTTGGCACttacgcttacaggaggatgcccttTGGCCTCTGCAATGCTCCGGGCACTTTCCagagatgtatgatgagcattttctcgGACCTGTTGGAAGATTgtattgagatcttcatggatgatttcactgtCTATGGGGATGATTTTGATCAAGGGCTGCATAGCCTGAACAGGGTGTTGGAAAGATGCCGCCAGAAGGACTTAGTtctgaacttcgagaaatgccattttatggttactGAAGGAATAGTTCTGGGCCACGTGGTATCAAGCAGGGGAATAGAGGTCAACCCAGCAAAGGTAGCAGTCATTGCAAAACTCCCATACCCTACTAACCAgaaggagatcagagccttTTTAGGGCACGCTGGGTTCTATAGGAGATTCATCAAAGATTTCACAAAGATAGCCCAGCCTCTAACAAGGCTTCTCCAGAACGATGTGGAATTTGAATTCTCGGATGCCTGTAAGGCCGTATTTCAGTTTCTGAAGGACCGATTGATAAGCTTTCTAATAATACGTGCTCCCaactggaatcacccctttgaggtgatatgcgatgctagtgactatgctgtgggggcgGTATTAGGTCAGAAAATCGAAGGGAAGAGTTACGTCATCTTTTATGCCTCCAAAACTCTAAATCAGGCACAAAAGAACTATGATgtgaccgaaaaggagatgctatcaATAGTATTCGCATTTGAGAAGTTTAGGCCTTACCTGCTTGGGTCCAAGGTGATTGTCTATACAGATCACgcggccatcaaatacctcTTGGCAAAGAATGAGTCAAAGCCGTAGTTGATTAGATGGGTACTCCTTCTACATGAGTTTGATTGGGACGCAGTGGATAAGAAAGGatgtgagaacaaggtggcagatcaCCTAAGTTGAATTCTCCAAGAGGATAATGGTGAAGCCATTCCAGACGCTTTCCCTGAAGAGCATCTCTGCCTGATCAAATCAATACCTGAGTGCCAGTGGATCAACCAAGCGGAAGAAATTGCTCAAGCCAACAAAGGAAGCAAAGGACAAAACACGAGTAAGGAGCCATGGTTCGCGGACATA
This DNA window, taken from Salvia splendens isolate huo1 chromosome 18, SspV2, whole genome shotgun sequence, encodes the following:
- the LOC121776825 gene encoding uncharacterized protein LOC121776825, which translates into the protein MSYMYLYGAFKHYGFLPFVKDKPKFQGGITPATFASKRTKNTTSNDYKSNFGAVRVWKGFQSVGRVSDNSESLGELKRNEATIQLPGRENISEVSLRSGKIYQSPSHPAISPATGSGQTREGEGESNVEDRAKEKGKENVGGEASEESQKEEAEKVKPYPYRGMVTRRKEAIIDVANMFKDVDVKVPLLTALKMPPISKFIKDYLAGKVNEEGRLVTDENVSAVIQRSDLPSKKTDPGMFTLSISIGDIQVEHAMCDLGASINVLPYSIYRRLGAANLVDTDIMIQLADRSCIHPEGILEDVIVKVNNFLCPADFFVIKMTEPATKESSGVLLGRPFLSTASTIIDVRNGMISLDFKGEQYTFNIDEAVKKPTDGENVYSIDVTEPLVQEYLEEELLKRLFTDSAADKVVEKEVEEWYDTMKVGDMDDQAVVKAISEFCGRPRPAGSSRTAQVSSLAKRLDQGKTLEQEAAENPLPNEEPKPAKELKPLPAHLKYAYLGEGETMPVIINNHLTQGHEDRLLEVLRRNQKAIGWKLTDLVGISPDLCMHHIRLKEGAKPHRDQQRKLNPNMRAEVLKEIVKLVSIGIIYSIPDSNWVSPMHMVPKKGGIQVLAGKQYFGLLDGYSGYFQITVNPDDQEKTTFTCPFGTYAYRRMPFGLCNAPGTFQRCMMSIFSDLLEDCIEIFMDDFTVYGDDFDQGLHSLNRVLERCRQKDLVLNFEKCHFMVTEGIVLGHVVSSRGIEVNPAKVAVIAKLPYPTNQKEIRAFLGHAGFYRRFIKDFTKIAQPLTRLLQNDVEFEFSDACKAVFQFLKDRLISFLIIRAPNWNHPFEAQKNYDVTEKEMLSIVFAFEKFRPYLLGSKWINQAEEIAQANKGSKGQNTSKEPWFADIANYLVTGELPRSDEISRAQKLKLKSDSRYFYWDDPYLWKMGADQVIRRCIPEWEQEDVMIHCHTLACGGHFRLKKTTRKILDSGFYWSSIHRDAYEFCKKCPRCQLTGGISTRDEMPQIPIIVCEIFDVWGMDFMGQFPASEGNLYILVAVDYVSKWIKAKATRTCESKEVAKFLKSNIFTRYGVPRAIISD